The following coding sequences lie in one Arabidopsis thaliana chromosome 3, partial sequence genomic window:
- the NAI2 gene encoding DNA topoisomerase-like protein (NAI2; INVOLVED IN: ER body organization, response to salt stress; LOCATED IN: peroxisome, membrane, ER body; EXPRESSED IN: 16 plant structures; EXPRESSED DURING: 7 growth stages; BEST Arabidopsis thaliana protein match is: TSK-associating protein 1 (TAIR:AT1G52410.2); Has 54717 Blast hits to 36231 proteins in 2578 species: Archae - 1044; Bacteria - 11642; Metazoa - 21799; Fungi - 5619; Plants - 2799; Viruses - 308; Other Eukaryotes - 11506 (source: NCBI BLink).), whose protein sequence is MGTKFLALGLSLCLVLSSFYQVSCQDEGTGSLSTLDLIEHEYQTSVNSLQGNEAVDQTETSGQKNSTVSDNNTISLSLSEEPALETLKESVDTSAELGAVTDEVDKPSSMLDHIELEFEAHINELKEAGSDGINKVEESKDDEEAARRHKMLEAIEREFEAAHAGFEQLKTDDSAQGLDDEQSAKRQSMLDEIERDFEAATKGLEQLKADDLTGINDEEHAAKRQKMLEEIEREFEEATKGLEELRHSTSSTDDEAQSAKRQNMLDEIEREFEAATSGLKELKINAHTVKDDVDDKEQDAKRQSMLDAIEREFEAVTESFKQLEDIADNKAEGDDESAKRQSMLDEIEREFEAATNSLKQLNLDDFSEGDDSAESARRNSMLEAIEREFEAATKGLEELKANDSTGDKDDDEHVARRKIMLEAIEREFEAATKGLEELKNESEQAENKRNSMLEAFEREFEAATNAKANGENSAKNPSTISTTVQKSSGGYNAGLEGLLKPADGVCGCFNKDKDGLQADTDSSINIAEILAEESKLQGSGTSRLTTSLNNLVDTHRKETSSKVGSVLGSSSSVTSTTSESAATSESIESLKQTLRKLRGLSARDLVNHPNFDAIIAAGTRYEVLSSASIGYISLLAKYKTVIKEGLEASQRVQIAQTRAKLLKETAMEKQRTVDSVFAAAKTTAQRGDALHIRIVAIKKLLAKLEAEKVDVDSKFTSLTTSLSELLKEASQAYEEYHEAVHKAKDEQAAEEFAVETTKRAEHIWVEFLSSLN, encoded by the exons ATGGGAACAAAGTTTTTAGCTCTGGGTTTGTCTCTGTGTCTTGTTCTCTCAAGCTTCTATCAAGTTTCTTGCCAG GATGAAGGAACTGGAAGTTTGAGTACTTTAGATCTAATTGAGCATGAATATCAAA CTAGTGTCAATTCTCTCCAAGGCAATGAAGCAGTAGATCAAA CTGAGACCAGTGGTCAGAAAAACAGTACAGTGTCTGATAACAACACTATTTCTTTGTCTCTATCTGAAGAACCTGCATTGGAAACTCTTAAAGAATCTGTTGATACATCAGCTGAG TTAGGAGCTGTTACTGATGAAGTCGATAAACCTTCAAGTATGTTGGACCATATTGAACTTGAGTTCGAAG CACATATCAATGAACTTAAAGAAGCTGGATCTGATGGTATCAACAAAGTTGAGGAAtctaaagatgatgaagaag cTGCAAGGAGACATAAAATGTTGGAAGCCATTGAACGTGAATTTGAAG CTGCTCATGCTGGATTTGAACAACTAAAGACTGATGATTCCGCCCAAGGATTAGATGATGAACAAT CTGCAAAGAGACAAAGCATGTTGGACGAGATTGAACGTGATTTTGAAG CTGCTACAAAAGGTCTTGAGCAACTAAAGGCTGATGATTTAACTGGAATCAACGATGAAGAACACG CTgcaaagagacaaaagatgCTTGAAGAGATCGAAAGAGAGTTTGAAG AAGCTACAAAAGGTCTTGAAGAACTAAGGCATTCTACCTCAAGCACAGATGATGAAGCACAAT CTGCAAAGAGACAGAATATGCTAGATGAGATCGAACGGGAGTTTGAAG CTGCTACAAGTGGTCTTAAAGAGCTAAAGATTAATGCTCACACTGTCaaagatgatgttgatgataaaGAACAAG ATGCCAAAAGACAAAGTATGCTAGATGCAATTGAACGTGAGTTTGAAG CCGTTACCGAGAGTTTTAAACAACTTGAAGATATCGCCGATAACAAAGCTGAAGGAGACGACGAAT CTGCAAAGAGGCAAAGTATGTTGGATGAGATTGAACGTGAATTTGAAG CTGCTACAAATAGTCTTAAGCAACTAAACCTTGACGATTTCAGTGAAGGAGATGACAGTGCAGAAT CTGCAAGGAGAAATAGTATGCTTGAAGCTATCGAACGCGAGTTTGAAG CTGCTACAAAAGGTCTTGAAGAGCTAAAGGCTAATGATTCAACCGGCGacaaggatgatgatgaacacG TTGCAAGGAGAAAAATTATGCTTGAAGCTATTGAACGCGAGTTTGAAG CCGCGACAAAAGGCCTTGAAGAGTTAAAGAATGAATCAGAACAAG ctgaaaacaagagaaacagTATGTTGGAAGCATTCGAACGCGAATTTGAAG CTGCTACAAATGCAAAGGCTAATGGAGAAAACT CTGCAAAGAATCCATCAACCATAAGTACTACAGTGCAGAAATCTTCTGGCGGATACAATG ctGGTTTAGAAGGTCTTCTAAAGCCTGCAG ATGGTGTATGTGGTTGTTTCAACAAGGATAAAGATGGTCTTCAGGCAGACACTGATTCTTCGATTAACATAGCGGAGATACTCGCAGAAGAATCCAAATTACAG GGCTCAGGGACCTCTCGGCTCACCACATCATTGAACAATCTTGTTGATACTCATAGAAAAGAAACGTCCTCAAAGGTAGGCTCAGTCCTTGGCTCATCTTCATCAGTTACTTCTACCACAAGCGAATCAGCGGCTACATCAGAGAGCATAGAGAGCTTAAAGCAAACACTAAGGAAGCTACGCGGTCTAAGCGCACGTGATCTCGTAAACCACCCGAATTTCGATGCGATTATAGCAGCCGGTACACGTTACGAGGTACTCAGCTCAGCTTCTATTGGTTACATCTCTTTGCTAGCCAAATACAAAACCGTCATTAAAGAAGGACTCGAGGCTTCTCAGAGAGTCCAGATTGCTCAAACCCGAGCCAAACTGCTAAAAGAAACCGCAATGGAGAAGCAGAGAACCGTAGACTCGGTTTTCGCAGCAGCAAAGACCACTGCTCAAAGAGGAGACGCGTTGCACATCAGAATCGTAGCGATCAAGAAACTGTTGGCAAAGCTAGAAGCAGAGAAAGTGGACGTTGATTCAAAGTTCACCTCTTTAACGACGAGTCTGTCAGAGCTTCTCAAGGAGGCGTCACAGGCTTACGAAGAGTATCACGAGGCGGTGCATAAGGCAAAGGACGAGCAAGCGGCTGAGGAATTTGCGGTGGAGACGACAAAGAGAGCAGAACATATTTGGGTTGAGTTTCTTAGTTCACTTAATTGA
- the NAI2 gene encoding DNA topoisomerase-like protein (NAI2; INVOLVED IN: ER body organization, response to salt stress; LOCATED IN: peroxisome, membrane, ER body; EXPRESSED IN: 16 plant structures; EXPRESSED DURING: 7 growth stages; BEST Arabidopsis thaliana protein match is: TSK-associating protein 1 (TAIR:AT1G52410.2); Has 35333 Blast hits to 34131 proteins in 2444 species: Archae - 798; Bacteria - 22429; Metazoa - 974; Fungi - 991; Plants - 531; Viruses - 0; Other Eukaryotes - 9610 (source: NCBI BLink).) gives MGTKFLALGLSLCLVLSSFYQVSCQDEGTGSLSTLDLIEHEYQTSVNSLQGNEAVDQTETSGQKNSTVSDNNTISLSLSEEPALETLKESVDTSAELGAVTDEVDKPSSMLDHIELEFEAHINELKEAGSDGINKVEESKDDEEAARRHKMLEAIEREFEAAHAGFEQLKTDDSAQGLDDEQSAKRQKMLEEIEREFEEATKGLEELRHSTSSTDDEAQSAKRQNMLDEIEREFEAATSGLKELKINAHTVKDDVDDKEQDAKRQSMLDAIEREFEAVTESFKQLEDIADNKAEGDDESAKRQSMLDEIEREFEAATNSLKQLNLDDFSEGDDSAESARRNSMLEAIEREFEAATKGLEELKANDSTGDKDDDEHVARRKIMLEAIEREFEAATKGLEELKNESEQAENKRNSMLEAFEREFEAATNAKANGENSAKNPSTISTTVQKSSGGYNAGLEGLLKPADGVCGCFNKDKDGLQADTDSSINIAEILAEESKLQGSGTSRLTTSLNNLVDTHRKETSSKVGSVLGSSSSVTSTTSESAATSESIESLKQTLRKLRGLSARDLVNHPNFDAIIAAGTRYEVLSSASIGYISLLAKYKTVIKEGLEASQRVQIAQTRAKLLKETAMEKQRTVDSVFAAAKTTAQRGDALHIRIVAIKKLLAKLEAEKVDVDSKFTSLTTSLSELLKEASQAYEEYHEAVHKAKDEQAAEEFAVETTKRAEHIWVEFLSSLN, from the exons ATGGGAACAAAGTTTTTAGCTCTGGGTTTGTCTCTGTGTCTTGTTCTCTCAAGCTTCTATCAAGTTTCTTGCCAG GATGAAGGAACTGGAAGTTTGAGTACTTTAGATCTAATTGAGCATGAATATCAAA CTAGTGTCAATTCTCTCCAAGGCAATGAAGCAGTAGATCAAA CTGAGACCAGTGGTCAGAAAAACAGTACAGTGTCTGATAACAACACTATTTCTTTGTCTCTATCTGAAGAACCTGCATTGGAAACTCTTAAAGAATCTGTTGATACATCAGCTGAG TTAGGAGCTGTTACTGATGAAGTCGATAAACCTTCAAGTATGTTGGACCATATTGAACTTGAGTTCGAAG CACATATCAATGAACTTAAAGAAGCTGGATCTGATGGTATCAACAAAGTTGAGGAAtctaaagatgatgaagaag cTGCAAGGAGACATAAAATGTTGGAAGCCATTGAACGTGAATTTGAAG CTGCTCATGCTGGATTTGAACAACTAAAGACTGATGATTCCGCCCAAGGATTAGATGATGAACAAT CTgcaaagagacaaaagatgCTTGAAGAGATCGAAAGAGAGTTTGAAG AAGCTACAAAAGGTCTTGAAGAACTAAGGCATTCTACCTCAAGCACAGATGATGAAGCACAAT CTGCAAAGAGACAGAATATGCTAGATGAGATCGAACGGGAGTTTGAAG CTGCTACAAGTGGTCTTAAAGAGCTAAAGATTAATGCTCACACTGTCaaagatgatgttgatgataaaGAACAAG ATGCCAAAAGACAAAGTATGCTAGATGCAATTGAACGTGAGTTTGAAG CCGTTACCGAGAGTTTTAAACAACTTGAAGATATCGCCGATAACAAAGCTGAAGGAGACGACGAAT CTGCAAAGAGGCAAAGTATGTTGGATGAGATTGAACGTGAATTTGAAG CTGCTACAAATAGTCTTAAGCAACTAAACCTTGACGATTTCAGTGAAGGAGATGACAGTGCAGAAT CTGCAAGGAGAAATAGTATGCTTGAAGCTATCGAACGCGAGTTTGAAG CTGCTACAAAAGGTCTTGAAGAGCTAAAGGCTAATGATTCAACCGGCGacaaggatgatgatgaacacG TTGCAAGGAGAAAAATTATGCTTGAAGCTATTGAACGCGAGTTTGAAG CCGCGACAAAAGGCCTTGAAGAGTTAAAGAATGAATCAGAACAAG ctgaaaacaagagaaacagTATGTTGGAAGCATTCGAACGCGAATTTGAAG CTGCTACAAATGCAAAGGCTAATGGAGAAAACT CTGCAAAGAATCCATCAACCATAAGTACTACAGTGCAGAAATCTTCTGGCGGATACAATG ctGGTTTAGAAGGTCTTCTAAAGCCTGCAG ATGGTGTATGTGGTTGTTTCAACAAGGATAAAGATGGTCTTCAGGCAGACACTGATTCTTCGATTAACATAGCGGAGATACTCGCAGAAGAATCCAAATTACAG GGCTCAGGGACCTCTCGGCTCACCACATCATTGAACAATCTTGTTGATACTCATAGAAAAGAAACGTCCTCAAAGGTAGGCTCAGTCCTTGGCTCATCTTCATCAGTTACTTCTACCACAAGCGAATCAGCGGCTACATCAGAGAGCATAGAGAGCTTAAAGCAAACACTAAGGAAGCTACGCGGTCTAAGCGCACGTGATCTCGTAAACCACCCGAATTTCGATGCGATTATAGCAGCCGGTACACGTTACGAGGTACTCAGCTCAGCTTCTATTGGTTACATCTCTTTGCTAGCCAAATACAAAACCGTCATTAAAGAAGGACTCGAGGCTTCTCAGAGAGTCCAGATTGCTCAAACCCGAGCCAAACTGCTAAAAGAAACCGCAATGGAGAAGCAGAGAACCGTAGACTCGGTTTTCGCAGCAGCAAAGACCACTGCTCAAAGAGGAGACGCGTTGCACATCAGAATCGTAGCGATCAAGAAACTGTTGGCAAAGCTAGAAGCAGAGAAAGTGGACGTTGATTCAAAGTTCACCTCTTTAACGACGAGTCTGTCAGAGCTTCTCAAGGAGGCGTCACAGGCTTACGAAGAGTATCACGAGGCGGTGCATAAGGCAAAGGACGAGCAAGCGGCTGAGGAATTTGCGGTGGAGACGACAAAGAGAGCAGAACATATTTGGGTTGAGTTTCTTAGTTCACTTAATTGA
- the NAI2 gene encoding DNA topoisomerase-like protein yields the protein MGTKFLALGLSLCLVLSSFYQVSCQDEGTGSLSTLDLIEHEYQTSVNSLQGNEAVDQTETSGQKNSTVSDNNTISLSLSEEPALETLKESVDTSAELGAVTDEVDKPSSMLDHIELEFEAHINELKEAGSDGINKVEESKDDEEAARRHKMLEAIEREFEAAHAGFEQLKTDDSAQGLDDEQSAKRQKMLEEIEREFEEATKGLEELRHSTSSTDDEAQSAKRQNMLDEIEREFEAATSGLKELKINAHTVKDDVDDKEQDAKRQSMLDAIEREFEAVTESFKQLEDIADNKAEGDDESAKRQSMLDEIEREFEAATNAKANGENSAKNPSTISTTVQKSSGGYNAGLEGLLKPADGVCGCFNKDKDGLQADTDSSINIAEILAEESKLQGSGTSRLTTSLNNLVDTHRKETSSKVGSVLGSSSSVTSTTSESAATSESIESLKQTLRKLRGLSARDLVNHPNFDAIIAAGTRYEVLSSASIGYISLLAKYKTVIKEGLEASQRVQIAQTRAKLLKETAMEKQRTVDSVFAAAKTTAQRGDALHIRIVAIKKLLAKLEAEKVDVDSKFTSLTTSLSELLKEASQAYEEYHEAVHKAKDEQAAEEFAVETTKRAEHIWVEFLSSLN from the exons ATGGGAACAAAGTTTTTAGCTCTGGGTTTGTCTCTGTGTCTTGTTCTCTCAAGCTTCTATCAAGTTTCTTGCCAG GATGAAGGAACTGGAAGTTTGAGTACTTTAGATCTAATTGAGCATGAATATCAAA CTAGTGTCAATTCTCTCCAAGGCAATGAAGCAGTAGATCAAA CTGAGACCAGTGGTCAGAAAAACAGTACAGTGTCTGATAACAACACTATTTCTTTGTCTCTATCTGAAGAACCTGCATTGGAAACTCTTAAAGAATCTGTTGATACATCAGCTGAG TTAGGAGCTGTTACTGATGAAGTCGATAAACCTTCAAGTATGTTGGACCATATTGAACTTGAGTTCGAAG CACATATCAATGAACTTAAAGAAGCTGGATCTGATGGTATCAACAAAGTTGAGGAAtctaaagatgatgaagaag cTGCAAGGAGACATAAAATGTTGGAAGCCATTGAACGTGAATTTGAAG CTGCTCATGCTGGATTTGAACAACTAAAGACTGATGATTCCGCCCAAGGATTAGATGATGAACAAT CTgcaaagagacaaaagatgCTTGAAGAGATCGAAAGAGAGTTTGAAG AAGCTACAAAAGGTCTTGAAGAACTAAGGCATTCTACCTCAAGCACAGATGATGAAGCACAAT CTGCAAAGAGACAGAATATGCTAGATGAGATCGAACGGGAGTTTGAAG CTGCTACAAGTGGTCTTAAAGAGCTAAAGATTAATGCTCACACTGTCaaagatgatgttgatgataaaGAACAAG ATGCCAAAAGACAAAGTATGCTAGATGCAATTGAACGTGAGTTTGAAG CCGTTACCGAGAGTTTTAAACAACTTGAAGATATCGCCGATAACAAAGCTGAAGGAGACGACGAAT CTGCAAAGAGGCAAAGTATGTTGGATGAGATTGAACGTGAATTTGAAG CTGCTACAAATGCAAAGGCTAATGGAGAAAACT CTGCAAAGAATCCATCAACCATAAGTACTACAGTGCAGAAATCTTCTGGCGGATACAATG ctGGTTTAGAAGGTCTTCTAAAGCCTGCAG ATGGTGTATGTGGTTGTTTCAACAAGGATAAAGATGGTCTTCAGGCAGACACTGATTCTTCGATTAACATAGCGGAGATACTCGCAGAAGAATCCAAATTACAG GGCTCAGGGACCTCTCGGCTCACCACATCATTGAACAATCTTGTTGATACTCATAGAAAAGAAACGTCCTCAAAGGTAGGCTCAGTCCTTGGCTCATCTTCATCAGTTACTTCTACCACAAGCGAATCAGCGGCTACATCAGAGAGCATAGAGAGCTTAAAGCAAACACTAAGGAAGCTACGCGGTCTAAGCGCACGTGATCTCGTAAACCACCCGAATTTCGATGCGATTATAGCAGCCGGTACACGTTACGAGGTACTCAGCTCAGCTTCTATTGGTTACATCTCTTTGCTAGCCAAATACAAAACCGTCATTAAAGAAGGACTCGAGGCTTCTCAGAGAGTCCAGATTGCTCAAACCCGAGCCAAACTGCTAAAAGAAACCGCAATGGAGAAGCAGAGAACCGTAGACTCGGTTTTCGCAGCAGCAAAGACCACTGCTCAAAGAGGAGACGCGTTGCACATCAGAATCGTAGCGATCAAGAAACTGTTGGCAAAGCTAGAAGCAGAGAAAGTGGACGTTGATTCAAAGTTCACCTCTTTAACGACGAGTCTGTCAGAGCTTCTCAAGGAGGCGTCACAGGCTTACGAAGAGTATCACGAGGCGGTGCATAAGGCAAAGGACGAGCAAGCGGCTGAGGAATTTGCGGTGGAGACGACAAAGAGAGCAGAACATATTTGGGTTGAGTTTCTTAGTTCACTTAATTGA
- the NAI2 gene encoding DNA topoisomerase-like protein has product MGTKFLALGLSLCLVLSSFYQVSCQDEGTGSLSTLDLIEHEYQTSVNSLQGNEAVDQTETSGQKNSTVSDNNTISLSLSEEPALETLKESVDTSAELGAVTDEVDKPSSMLDHIELEFEAHINELKEAGSDGINKVEESKDDEEAARRHKMLEAIEREFEAAHAGFEQLKTDDSAQGLDDEQSAKRQSMLDEIERDFEAATKGLEELKANDSTGDKDDDEHVARRKIMLEAIEREFEAATKGLEELKNESEQAENKRNSMLEAFEREFEAATNAKANGENSAKNPSTISTTVQKSSGGYNAGLEGLLKPADGVCGCFNKDKDGLQADTDSSINIAEILAEESKLQGSGTSRLTTSLNNLVDTHRKETSSKVGSVLGSSSSVTSTTSESAATSESIESLKQTLRKLRGLSARDLVNHPNFDAIIAAGTRYEVLSSASIGYISLLAKYKTVIKEGLEASQRVQIAQTRAKLLKETAMEKQRTVDSVFAAAKTTAQRGDALHIRIVAIKKLLAKLEAEKVDVDSKFTSLTTSLSELLKEASQAYEEYHEAVHKAKDEQAAEEFAVETTKRAEHIWVEFLSSLN; this is encoded by the exons ATGGGAACAAAGTTTTTAGCTCTGGGTTTGTCTCTGTGTCTTGTTCTCTCAAGCTTCTATCAAGTTTCTTGCCAG GATGAAGGAACTGGAAGTTTGAGTACTTTAGATCTAATTGAGCATGAATATCAAA CTAGTGTCAATTCTCTCCAAGGCAATGAAGCAGTAGATCAAA CTGAGACCAGTGGTCAGAAAAACAGTACAGTGTCTGATAACAACACTATTTCTTTGTCTCTATCTGAAGAACCTGCATTGGAAACTCTTAAAGAATCTGTTGATACATCAGCTGAG TTAGGAGCTGTTACTGATGAAGTCGATAAACCTTCAAGTATGTTGGACCATATTGAACTTGAGTTCGAAG CACATATCAATGAACTTAAAGAAGCTGGATCTGATGGTATCAACAAAGTTGAGGAAtctaaagatgatgaagaag cTGCAAGGAGACATAAAATGTTGGAAGCCATTGAACGTGAATTTGAAG CTGCTCATGCTGGATTTGAACAACTAAAGACTGATGATTCCGCCCAAGGATTAGATGATGAACAAT CTGCAAAGAGACAAAGCATGTTGGACGAGATTGAACGTGATTTTGAAG CTGCTACAAAAGGTCTTGAAGAGCTAAAGGCTAATGATTCAACCGGCGacaaggatgatgatgaacacG TTGCAAGGAGAAAAATTATGCTTGAAGCTATTGAACGCGAGTTTGAAG CCGCGACAAAAGGCCTTGAAGAGTTAAAGAATGAATCAGAACAAG ctgaaaacaagagaaacagTATGTTGGAAGCATTCGAACGCGAATTTGAAG CTGCTACAAATGCAAAGGCTAATGGAGAAAACT CTGCAAAGAATCCATCAACCATAAGTACTACAGTGCAGAAATCTTCTGGCGGATACAATG ctGGTTTAGAAGGTCTTCTAAAGCCTGCAG ATGGTGTATGTGGTTGTTTCAACAAGGATAAAGATGGTCTTCAGGCAGACACTGATTCTTCGATTAACATAGCGGAGATACTCGCAGAAGAATCCAAATTACAG GGCTCAGGGACCTCTCGGCTCACCACATCATTGAACAATCTTGTTGATACTCATAGAAAAGAAACGTCCTCAAAGGTAGGCTCAGTCCTTGGCTCATCTTCATCAGTTACTTCTACCACAAGCGAATCAGCGGCTACATCAGAGAGCATAGAGAGCTTAAAGCAAACACTAAGGAAGCTACGCGGTCTAAGCGCACGTGATCTCGTAAACCACCCGAATTTCGATGCGATTATAGCAGCCGGTACACGTTACGAGGTACTCAGCTCAGCTTCTATTGGTTACATCTCTTTGCTAGCCAAATACAAAACCGTCATTAAAGAAGGACTCGAGGCTTCTCAGAGAGTCCAGATTGCTCAAACCCGAGCCAAACTGCTAAAAGAAACCGCAATGGAGAAGCAGAGAACCGTAGACTCGGTTTTCGCAGCAGCAAAGACCACTGCTCAAAGAGGAGACGCGTTGCACATCAGAATCGTAGCGATCAAGAAACTGTTGGCAAAGCTAGAAGCAGAGAAAGTGGACGTTGATTCAAAGTTCACCTCTTTAACGACGAGTCTGTCAGAGCTTCTCAAGGAGGCGTCACAGGCTTACGAAGAGTATCACGAGGCGGTGCATAAGGCAAAGGACGAGCAAGCGGCTGAGGAATTTGCGGTGGAGACGACAAAGAGAGCAGAACATATTTGGGTTGAGTTTCTTAGTTCACTTAATTGA
- the NAI2 gene encoding DNA topoisomerase-like protein, which produces MGTKFLALGLSLCLVLSSFYQVSCQDEGTGSLSTLDLIEHEYQTSVNSLQGNEAVDQTETSGQKNSTVSDNNTISLSLSEEPALETLKESVDTSAELGAVTDEVDKPSSMLDHIELEFEAHINELKEAGSDGINKVEESKDDEEAARRHKMLEAIEREFEAAHAGFEQLKTDDSAQGLDDEQSAKRQSMLDEIEREFEAATNSLKQLNLDDFSEGDDSAESARRNSMLEAIEREFEAATKGLEELKANDSTGDKDDDEHVARRKIMLEAIEREFEAATKGLEELKNESEQAENKRNSMLEAFEREFEAATNAKANGENSAKNPSTISTTVQKSSGGYNAGLEGLLKPADGVCGCFNKDKDGLQADTDSSINIAEILAEESKLQGSGTSRLTTSLNNLVDTHRKETSSKVGSVLGSSSSVTSTTSESAATSESIESLKQTLRKLRGLSARDLVNHPNFDAIIAAGTRYEVLSSASIGYISLLAKYKTVIKEGLEASQRVQIAQTRAKLLKETAMEKQRTVDSVFAAAKTTAQRGDALHIRIVAIKKLLAKLEAEKVDVDSKFTSLTTSLSELLKEASQAYEEYHEAVHKAKDEQAAEEFAVETTKRAEHIWVEFLSSLN; this is translated from the exons ATGGGAACAAAGTTTTTAGCTCTGGGTTTGTCTCTGTGTCTTGTTCTCTCAAGCTTCTATCAAGTTTCTTGCCAG GATGAAGGAACTGGAAGTTTGAGTACTTTAGATCTAATTGAGCATGAATATCAAA CTAGTGTCAATTCTCTCCAAGGCAATGAAGCAGTAGATCAAA CTGAGACCAGTGGTCAGAAAAACAGTACAGTGTCTGATAACAACACTATTTCTTTGTCTCTATCTGAAGAACCTGCATTGGAAACTCTTAAAGAATCTGTTGATACATCAGCTGAG TTAGGAGCTGTTACTGATGAAGTCGATAAACCTTCAAGTATGTTGGACCATATTGAACTTGAGTTCGAAG CACATATCAATGAACTTAAAGAAGCTGGATCTGATGGTATCAACAAAGTTGAGGAAtctaaagatgatgaagaag cTGCAAGGAGACATAAAATGTTGGAAGCCATTGAACGTGAATTTGAAG CTGCTCATGCTGGATTTGAACAACTAAAGACTGATGATTCCGCCCAAGGATTAGATGATGAACAAT CTGCAAAGAGGCAAAGTATGTTGGATGAGATTGAACGTGAATTTGAAG CTGCTACAAATAGTCTTAAGCAACTAAACCTTGACGATTTCAGTGAAGGAGATGACAGTGCAGAAT CTGCAAGGAGAAATAGTATGCTTGAAGCTATCGAACGCGAGTTTGAAG CTGCTACAAAAGGTCTTGAAGAGCTAAAGGCTAATGATTCAACCGGCGacaaggatgatgatgaacacG TTGCAAGGAGAAAAATTATGCTTGAAGCTATTGAACGCGAGTTTGAAG CCGCGACAAAAGGCCTTGAAGAGTTAAAGAATGAATCAGAACAAG ctgaaaacaagagaaacagTATGTTGGAAGCATTCGAACGCGAATTTGAAG CTGCTACAAATGCAAAGGCTAATGGAGAAAACT CTGCAAAGAATCCATCAACCATAAGTACTACAGTGCAGAAATCTTCTGGCGGATACAATG ctGGTTTAGAAGGTCTTCTAAAGCCTGCAG ATGGTGTATGTGGTTGTTTCAACAAGGATAAAGATGGTCTTCAGGCAGACACTGATTCTTCGATTAACATAGCGGAGATACTCGCAGAAGAATCCAAATTACAG GGCTCAGGGACCTCTCGGCTCACCACATCATTGAACAATCTTGTTGATACTCATAGAAAAGAAACGTCCTCAAAGGTAGGCTCAGTCCTTGGCTCATCTTCATCAGTTACTTCTACCACAAGCGAATCAGCGGCTACATCAGAGAGCATAGAGAGCTTAAAGCAAACACTAAGGAAGCTACGCGGTCTAAGCGCACGTGATCTCGTAAACCACCCGAATTTCGATGCGATTATAGCAGCCGGTACACGTTACGAGGTACTCAGCTCAGCTTCTATTGGTTACATCTCTTTGCTAGCCAAATACAAAACCGTCATTAAAGAAGGACTCGAGGCTTCTCAGAGAGTCCAGATTGCTCAAACCCGAGCCAAACTGCTAAAAGAAACCGCAATGGAGAAGCAGAGAACCGTAGACTCGGTTTTCGCAGCAGCAAAGACCACTGCTCAAAGAGGAGACGCGTTGCACATCAGAATCGTAGCGATCAAGAAACTGTTGGCAAAGCTAGAAGCAGAGAAAGTGGACGTTGATTCAAAGTTCACCTCTTTAACGACGAGTCTGTCAGAGCTTCTCAAGGAGGCGTCACAGGCTTACGAAGAGTATCACGAGGCGGTGCATAAGGCAAAGGACGAGCAAGCGGCTGAGGAATTTGCGGTGGAGACGACAAAGAGAGCAGAACATATTTGGGTTGAGTTTCTTAGTTCACTTAATTGA